A DNA window from Pogona vitticeps strain Pit_001003342236 chromosome 2, PviZW2.1, whole genome shotgun sequence contains the following coding sequences:
- the SMIM5 gene encoding small integral membrane protein 5 has protein sequence MKTRMSYEDFQNELYTIGNKLWLKLQRLPKAEPLEIVSFLVVILFIATVLLMMIIACSCCCARCCNGRPQPKGRRIQVQPTGHV, from the exons ATGAAAACAAGAATGTCTTACGAAGACTTTCAGAATGAACTCTATACAATTGGTAACAAGCTATGGCTGAAGCTCCAAAGACTACCCAAGGCTGAACCTTTGGAGATTGTGTCATTTCTTGTTGTTATCCTATTCATTG CTACCGTCCTTTTAATGATGATCATAGCTTGCAGCTGTTGCTGTGCCCGCTGCTGCAATGGAAGGCCCCAGCCCAAGGGAAGGAGGATTCAAGTTCAGCCAACTGGCCATGTGTAA